The Aythya fuligula isolate bAytFul2 chromosome 1, bAytFul2.pri, whole genome shotgun sequence nucleotide sequence gaagggaaggcaggaaggcaaaGCAGTGTCCAAAATTCAAACGTAGAGATTTACCAAGGAGGGCAATGGGGGCACACAGACAAACAGCACAGGGAATGGAATGGGACGTGACCTTTTGCCCTCTAACCTGTGAGTTTTCACATTAGCACTCCAGACTAGAGGTCATAGAGGTTTAACTGAAATTAATGTTTGGACTGTGCCACCTGAAGTGCAAAACGATTTTTTGCCAGTGTTTTCAATCTTCTCAATTGTATGGCTCTTGACAGTCTTGCATATTTAGGGTGAAAGTGCAGTTGGTAATTGCTGCAGTCTGCTGTACACGCTCCGTTTACAGAGAAACTTACCACAGGTTTCCACGCGTACTAACTGCAGCTCAATACTTTTCACTGCAGCTTCTGCATTCTCCACTACCAGCTCCCCTGTTAGCGGCTGTGTAATGATGCAGTTTGTAGAGTTGAGGTGACCTCTGATGAGAAATTTTGGAAGTGAGGCTCTctgggaagagggggagaaaaacaaacagaactgtaAGAGCAGGCCAGGAAAACAACTTCTTGTCTTTCTGTCTGTAAGGTAGTTATCAAAATATGTAGGAAAGCCCAAGAAGCTGCAAAATTAAGAactaaaaaaatcagaaatgccTCAAATACTTGGTTAATTTAACTCTTTAAATATGCATCCTTATGGATATGCCTTATGATATGTCCTACTATCCTCCCCCTGACATGCACCCCTTCTTCTTCCGTCCACAGGAGCATTTTTCCTGGGATGAGCTGACAAAACTTAGCTAATTACAATACAAGAAGTCAGGAAACACATGAAGGAGGCATACTGGCAGGCATTACCAAGATGGTTCGGTCAAGTCACTTTACCATGCTCTAAAGAACTGCATTCTCGTCCCGTTTCAATACAAATTATAATACAGTCTATGGTTTCAGtaattttctctgccttttaaaTTTCTCTCTCAATGCCACTACTGTGGGAGAAGACAggcatttaaaatgttcatttaacACAAGATGTACCATACTGCTGTGTATCAAGACACCAACTAAGAGACTGGACAGTCAATGAGGAGCTTAACTTCAATGCAGGATCACGCTGAACCCTGAACAGCAAGCACATTTCCTACTCTTTATGCAGTGAGTTGTTAGAACAGCTGATTGAGGATGACAGTCTAGAAACTACTTTCCATAGAAGAACAAAGTGGGTTTCTGCCCCCTTGTGCCCCATGTTTTAGGCCAGCAGGCATCACATATTCTCTGCCAGCAGAGCGACTCATATGCCAGAAGCTCCCGTTACACTTCAAGTTCTGGCAGGAAGCATACTGAAACAGTCATGTACTCTACCCACATCCTCAGCTCGTATCTCACCATCCAGTTTTCTTCAATCTCTTTCATCATGCTGCTCTAACCTTCCCCTTCTTTTGGAAGTGTTATCCTCTCCctccttcattttctgctaTCGACATCTTCGATGTTCGCCCCTACCTTCCAACCATCTGTTTACGCGTGTTTgtggtgtccttgcccatgtaactgattttcccttttttctcccaatCTTTTTGCTTCTTAGTCCTGACTGCCAGAAGCAATGGCAGAATAGTTCTCATCAGCTATTGTTTAGGCTGTTTCACTCACAGCCAGCACCTCTGCAGAATTCAGCTGTTCCACTCGAAACAAATCTTTGGgtgaaggaaagaggaattttCACGTGCTTTGTAAATGTAACTTCATCTGGGTGTTATCTCCTAATGGAAATAGCAGAAATTACATCCCTGACAAAACCTCTCTATAAAATACCCAAGTCCTACAATGTATTAGTAAAATGCCCTTTTATTGTACAAGCCCTAGCAGGTTCTTCTCATTACTACTATTAGTAAAAGTAGATTTACTTCCCTGCCAACAGGGACATCATATAACCATCCCCTGAAGTACAGTGGTCAGGAAGCTCAGAGACAGAGATAAAAGGAACTTGCAGAACAAGAACTCTAGGCCATTTTCTACAACCCTAATCTACAAgatttaacataaataaataaatgtgtatttccCCTAAAGCCTTACTACTTTTCTCAGTACCCTTCATATTTTATCCTAAGCTAGCTTTACACGTACCTCTCAGTGGCAGCCACTAAAAGAACAAGAGGCTACAGGCACAAATTGAAATACAGGAAGTTACGTTTaaacattgaaagaaaaattaactgagggtggtcaaacactgtaGCAGGTTGCCTAGAGTGTTTGCATGTCTCCATCATTTGCGATACGGAAAACGTGACTGACATGGCCTCAAACAACCCACTCTGAATGACTGCTTTGAGCACAGGGGCTGAAATAACCCatctccagaagtcccttccaactgcaGTCATTCTGTGAATACGCAGAATAAGCTCAATGATGGCATGACGCAACAGCTGATCAAGAGCTCTGCtttgagaaactggaaaaatagGTGGAGATTCACAAGCCCAGAATTAAGATCAATGGAAGTCAAACTGGGGATGCTGACAGGAGAGCTACAGCAGGAAAGTATTCTTATTAACAAAAAGAGCACAACAAAAACATCTGGAAAGACAGAACACAGGTTTCAATGGACAAACGGAAAACCATATTCAGAAAGCTAACTGACCAAGGATGTTCATACTAACTACTGTTCATACTGGCTTCCCGAAGCCACAGAGtgctattaagaaaaaaaaaaaaaaaaaaagtataaaaatataccCTTTTTAAATGATCTTGCTACAgacttttttctcttgcttcacTGCCATCTTTCACTcagaaagatgggaaaaaaaattaaccattACTGAAGTTCCACCTTACTTTCATCACCACTACCAGGAGAGAACAAGCGGAATCACtctataggaaagaaaaaagagttgATGATGCACAAAGTATTTATTCATTCTTCTCTTGTTCTCATTcagaatcacacacaaaaaaaaaaaaaaaaaaaaaaaaaaaaaaaaaacttacctCTTTAACGTTCTGCAAAGTTTCAGGAGTAATTGTGAAGTCTACAGGGCTTGGCGTCAGCTTCCCTTTCTGTgactgtaattaaaacaattaaactGTAAAGTGATTTACAATATACAAACACACTctaaatactaaaaaaataaaacaaagtcaAACATCCATCCACTGTGTTAATTTTCAGGATTGTCTTCATACTGCAAGTATCTATCTGTATAACAGAAGACTGAGATTTCCTACCtttgttaataaataatattaagatTTGTCTCAATGCATTACTAATCTGAGTTGCAGAAACACAGCTCTTCAGACTTGGGTTACTTTGTGTTCACCATTGCAATAAATCACAACACACTTCCCATTTGTAAGTTTTTGGCATAAGCTCTGCctacactgaaataaaacaaacaaaaaacaagtggCTGACTACTCTAAGCcacctggaagagaaaaatgtgctaCCAATCTTCTGAAACATAAGGGATGTTGCAGAAGAAGataaatttcacatttctgtatttacaaataattacattttctatGTCATGTCTCATGTTCCCTGCCATTATCAATACTTAGCAAATTTTGGCAGGGGAGAGAGGTAAATTTTAAGTGAACTTGCTCCATTACTCCAAATATGTTTTATGAACTCTCTCTCCCTCTTGAAATCTCTGAGCACTCTGAGCTCTTTTTGTTGGCCTTCCAGTAACAGCTCAGCTCTGTTAAGCCATCCTCATATCACTAGGAGATCCTCAAGTGATGGAATCTAGTCTAGCACTGATTTAATGACTTAAGGGTTTCAGCTTCCttaactgtaaaataaacaaaacttggTCCAGGTTAGCTTTCCGCACCAGAGAAGCAATTCTGGGGGCACATTATTATGGTTCTATCACAACAGATAGTTATCACAAAACCAAGAAGTCAGTCTTCACCTAAGTGGCTCAGTGGGCCCTGAGCCCTGCTGAGATGAGTCTGTACGTTGCATCAGGAAGGCAAATTTCACTTGCCGTTCACCAACCTGTCTCCATCCTTATCTCAGAGAGGTGCACTGTCTTTTCCTTACACATTTAGAGTAAGTGATCAGTGCTATATCAGTTATGAGAGACCCAACTGTATGTGactgggagctggcagagcacTGCAACACCAGTGAGCTTAGCTTGAAGTCTTAGGATTTACCCTCACTACTCAAGAATTTGAGATAGCttctgctgcccagctgcaggatggAAGATACTGGCAAAAGGATTGACTGTTTTCCCACAAATGACAAATTCTGGCAAAGAATAAGGTTAGGGGAAATGGTGCATTGAGCACGGGCAGTGAGAATTATATGTTCAGTAAAACCTCATTAATTCACCCTGACAGCGAGGTTTGTCATGATTTACTGACTTGTGATCTAAGAAGTGCTGTAGTGGGAACAAGAAATAAGATCAGGAAACCGCATAATATAATTTGTTCACTATTTTGACAACTGCGACTTACTTATAATATAATAATGGACTAACAAAAAGTAgcatattttagaaattaatgaaatCTTACCAACAGGAGACCTCTTTATAGCACCTAGCTAAATATGCGACAAGAGTAGTACGGAACTAAAACAACATGTTTCCACCATTACTCATAAGACAGCCAACAGAGTCTAACACTTTAAGTGTCCTGTTAAAGCATTCTAAGGAACAATACAAACAGTATGTTCTAGCAAATTCTGGGCggaaaaaaagaggtatttaATTAGGCCTGCACAGTCTGTACTGATATCAGATGCTCTGAACATGTGTGGCAACATAAactgaaaagatttaaaaaaaaaagacaaaaccaaaacaatagGAACTTCCAACTAACAAGCAGTACAGCATTTCTTGTGAGACAGTCAAACCTCATCCTAAAATGACTGCTGCACAGGAGAAAGACTGTCTCCATGTCCCTGACTGCAGCATGTGGATATTTGTTAACCTGCATATCTCAGCATATCGCCAATCACAGGCTTATATAATGCAGGTGATTAAGCTGACAAGTTTCTTATTAGCAATTTGATGCAGTCCTAACCTCAATACTTTGACTCAGGGCTCTAAATCATAATTCATCATCTGAATAACAGAAATTAGGCATTGCCTCTCCACCAACAAATTCCCACTTCGAGGACAGGCATTGCAGGTGCCCAGAACCTTTGGCTAAGATAGGTTCAGATAACCTGAAACCACACCAGtgtttcagaactgaaaagaaTGAATAAGAGGATAAACTCAGTGCAAATCCTATTTGtaccattttctttaaatgaaaagagaggTGTGTTACTCTAATCAGGAACAAGTGACACCTTACAACTTCTAGATACTTTTGTTATGAACATCTTTTATATTCATACAAAGATACCACATATGCTGCTATTACCAATTGCTTTACTTAGTTTTCTAATCTGACCTCCAAACttcacttaaaatgaaaaaagaaccCACCAAAAACAGACCACCAccacataacaaaacaaaaatcctgctCACTTCATACAGTTAATGCAAACCCCACTTACCAGCGAGTGGACGATGAACTCACAAGTCTTGGTTAGGTCCTTTGCCAGCAGAGAACGCCGCATGTCGCACCGTAGGGTATACTGCCAAGAATGGGGtggcaaagaaaaaggaagagagccTTACTTAAGAACTTAAGATTTCCTCCTTCTGTTAActtttatacttaaaaaaaaaaaaaaagtgcaaaatgttgctgttattaatatttaaagcatCGTTTACAAGAGATTAGTGAGCAACGTATATATCAGTGATACGGGGGACGAGGGGGGAAGTACACAAAAAGTATACAATGATTGTAGATgctccaaaatgaaaaataatttgtgtttaCAATCCCATCATTATTTTCACATGCTTTTCCTATCTTCTGTCTTAAGACAGGAGAGTGAGGGACTAATTCACTGACAGAGTAACATTCTTGTATGGCTTGAGCACCCAGACTACATTCAGTTAAGACTGATGACTCCACTGCTTCTCACCACAATTTGGATAAGTGATCATCAGCAAGATATATTCACAGCCCTTCTAACTTAAAATTCAATCTTGCAATAAGTTTAGCAATGATAACAGTTGTAATCACAGTTAATAGCGAACTGTCTTTAAGCATATAGTTCAACTTAAAAGCAGCAATGTGTAAGGTTAATTTTGCTGTTAAATGTGTAAGGTTAATTTTGCTGTTCAATAACTTGCTGCCTATgtcctctcctttcttccctaCAAAGGAAACCATAAACCAATGGTTGAAAAATAGTTATAAGCTTCACTGTATTCATACACTTCAGCACCTACAACATAGTCTATCAATGTCCTTACGAGATAATAAATTTTTGGGGGTGGGATATtttagggttttgttgttttgttttattgcgtgttttttgtttggttggttttatgacttttaattccttctttaGAGATGACAAATAGGCAAAAATGGGTATGCTCAGAGTGAAGGTCTCAGCTTCAGAACTTCTAGTTTTTATTGAACAGCACCCCTAGTtcctcaaatgaaaaaataaataggcagTGTACTATTTATagtcctttttttccatttcttgatTTGGACAGAGAACAAACACAAAGTAGTGAGAAGCAAATGAACACTTccatttgatttatttgaaattagcaaaacattttaaagcagttaaAACCCGATTTGTAAAAGAGACTTAACGTTCCccaaatttatcttttttatctgGTATCAGATAAAGGTTAAATAGCCTTGGGAAGGAccacattttcctcttcagggacagaggggaaaaaaaaaaagactcaggCTGGCTGAAATCTAATGATCAACCTGTTAATTACAGTCTATCCTCAGCTTGCAAAGAGAAGCTATGCAGAtgagagatggaaagaaaaaaacaaacaaacaaacaaacaaacccaccacATACACAAAAAGAAACCCAGCCAAACATTCATGATTGAAGTATATCTTGAAAGACCTGATATTGATCATAAGCAAGTTATCAGGACTATGGAAAGCAAGTCAACCACTTTTGCACCATTTTCATGTACCAACCAGAAACATCAGATGTTATCCTAGAAATCCAGGATTTAAAAGAGATATGGGAAGTATTAGAAAAAACATCAGaatgtagagaaaaaataagggaCTTTTTTCCATCCTGTGTGCTGCCAGGAGTATATAAAATTAAGGTAGTCACATAGGAAGGGATGAaacagcctcaagttgtgcTGAGGGTGGCTTATATTagatgtcaggaagaatttcttcactgtaagagtggttaggcattggaacgggctgcccagggaagtgacaAAGTCgtcatccctggaggtatttaagagatgtgcaCACATGGTTCTAacagacatggtttagtggtggactttatCATGTTcagtgatggttggacttgatcttatGGGCCTCTTCCAACTTACATGACTCTCTCCATATAATTTGAGGTTTAAGCAATATCCTTCTGGATACAAATGATGGGAGGAATAAAGTAAACAATGGAAATACAGGGTAAACAAAAGGCTTTGAAGGCTTGACCTATAAAAGATCTTGTTGCAGGATGGGTGAGAACACAAGAATAAGAGGTCCAAGGCTTTGTGTATGAATAGaaacaacaaacttttttttattagcagTTTATATACGTTCATCAACATAAGTACATTCAGCTTGCTTCTGAATTGTCCAAAACTGTTCTGCAAAAATGGTAAATTCTGACGGATACCAAAGAATTTCAGACATATCAATTCAGAGTTTACAAGTAACCTAAGGCAAAACTAGATACAGGATAGGAAATCAGAACTCTGAAAGTTGCATGCCAAGTCTTCAGACAAGGCTTTCCTTGCCAAGGCTAAAAGAATATTATCTACTTGATAAAAAGGATGctgaaaaggaatgaaagacaGGATGAAAAGCAGGATCATTATTTGCTCcataacaatgaaaataacaacaacaaaagccccCGTGAAAACCTCACAACAGGCAAAACATACTCAAACAAGACTATCAGGAGTTTTATTATGGCGATAATGATTATTCATTCAAAATATACAGTCCACAGATAGGCACAGAACTCTTTCTTTGGTTTGTAAATCTTCCCCATTAGTACAAAATCATGGTACTATCTAGATGCAGCTAGTGTGACTGGATTAGAAGCCAACCGTACAAACCTGTGATAACAATATTGAGAAAGTATGCTTACAGTATAAAATCTCAGTAACATCTTCAAGCATAATAATAAGATCTTGAAGCAAAATACTAAAATTAGTAACTAAAGATGCATGTTAAGCAAGTAAATCTGAAGGCATAATCTCactaaaactttattttaaaatcctcaTGGAAAGGAAGATCTAGAAAGACTGCAGACTGGAGCATTAGTTAGAAGTATTTTGTCTATGAATTTTCTATCACTGCTACTTCTTTGTATCCCAAGAAAATAAAGTCAGGTCTCAGGAGTTTTAACAAGAAAGGAATGCCTAGTTTTACAGGTCTAATCCTCCAGTTTAtgctcctgcttttctttcagtaactTCTGATAGGCttataggtttttgtttgtttgtttttaaaatcccaGACTTTTTAATATAATTGAAAAGTCTGGAATTTAGCTTTCAGTTCAGTTAAATAACTAATAGTGTTACACTATGTCATCAAACCTAATACATCAGTGTGCTACAGGAAAAGAGTGTTTTATAATCCAGTGATTCTTTATCAGCATTGTTCTGaaagttttccatttcatgGATCCCTTTCaaatttttcttgaagaaaaacacaaaacactctCCAGTAAGAAGCAGCAACGATTAACACAACATTTACGTTCAGAGATGGCTGAAAAATAGACTTTCCCTCAAAATAACAACCCATTTATGGTGTGGCAATCTTTAACCAAACAAGGTCAGATTTCAGAATTGTTTTTCCACAACACTCTGCTAAAACCATGTTGTACGTACAGTTTGGGGCAGGAAATGTTACTACCCATCTCTACGGGAAAGCAAACAACTCATGTTTTTTGAAGATGCTACAAAGTCTCAACACTGATTTGAGGCTTCCTTATGAAATTACTCAGACACCTGggcttttctgaataaaaaaataaagccaccaGAGAGTGGTGCAGCCCTTTTTCCACGAAGGGAACAAATGTAGTGTGTCTACAACATCAAGGGGGTAATCAGTTATGTTACAATAGTTATGACTTAAGGTACTTCAGGCAACACATCCCACTACTGTTCTGTTAATGTCATATTTCTTTAAAGGTTTACTCCATATAGAAGGCCTGAAACTGTAAGTGGTGGAAAGATTTCTTCCAGTTAGAGGATGCTTCTTCAAAATGAATGCAGGAAAACACACTCTGAACATTAGGTAGCTTTGTTGCTGTTGGATTTATGCCCATGTCTTAAGATGGATCTGGTAAGTCAGATACTAAAAATGAAGTATGCTAAGCATTATTAGCAGTAATTCATTGGTCTGCTATGCTAACAAAACCTCACTGATACTAGATAAACAGTacacatgtttatttttttggtatgcACTGCAGACTGTTTATGTAATAGGAGATGCAGCTTCTtttaccaaaaataataataaaaagatcaGAACTAGATGCAAATATCATcctgaatgtatttttatattttatctgcAAAAGAATATTATGAGATTTAACAAGCAtagtaaatatgttttatacTTCCTCAACTCAAAACGCCAGTATGCTCTTAATTCTCTCTTGTACATCCCATATTACACCCGATCAGTTTCATTACCACTGGCTACCTCCAATACAAGGCTTAAACCTGCTGAAAGGGGAACAGATCCTGCAGCAATTTATAAAAGACATTATAACAGCAGACTTCAGAAATCTCAAGATGTTTTCTTTGCCACTTTTAACGAGTGTTAGCACCTGTGGAAAGCTCTGAATCCTAGAAACTCGAACTGAAACAGGCAGCAAGAAACTACCTACAAACTAATACTTGAAGTTTAACATGTTTGACGTTTTTTAATGTTAAGTTACATCTAGCACGCATGAAAATGTCTAGCATGCATCACAAGAACACTGTAACAATAAAAAGAAGCTTAAAAGCTGTACTTACTTCAAAGGATCTCTAACCTTTTGCTCATTCTTCAAATTAATAGAAGCAAACATATATAAAGACTAGcactatgaaaataaaactaccaGAAAACTTCATTCTCAGCTTCCATGGAACAAGAGATACTGCAGGTAACAAAAGCTCAGATTTTCTTTACAGGTATGACCGCCTTACCTGAATATTAACGAAGACACCATGATACGTCTCATACAGAACTTTGTTGCCCTTCACATGCAACGGAAATTCAAAAGGAATTTCTGTCTTGCCACTGGGAAGTTTCCCTGGTTTTACCATTTCAATAGTGCTGTTAATAATTTGAATAGGctgtgaaaataaagatttagtTTGAAGCACAATGACAGGTccatcatttcaaaatgaacCAACAACATTACTGAACTCTTAATAGACTCCCTGAATTTCCCCAAATTCAGGTATTTCTTCCTGATATGCAGCTCTCCAGTCTTACAAggaatataaatattacaaacgctttgcagaggaaaacaatTTGTGATCTATTTTATGGTTGCATCAAATTAACAGCTAAACATACTCAGAGAGTTAAACAGCAGAGTCCCAAGCATCCTGGAAAGCAAAGTTCCATTTTCTAAATTATGTCCCCCGATAGTAGCATCAGGAATCAGCAAGTATACGTGCCTGTTGAGCAGCTAAGCAATCCCCCTACCCTGCTGCCCACCTTTCCCACCCTGAAGATTTACATTGAGGACTAATCTCTCACTGGAATGATGGCTAGCTGTGATTTGGCATTTGACTGGGGAATCCTCCTAATCCTCATGAAATATGCATACATAAATacagagcaaaagcagcaagaCTAGTACGCGAGAAGGAAACAGACTGAATATCCAGTACAGTCCTAGGCTGTATGTAATACTACagtattagtgtttttttttcattcaaggtttttgtttcttgcaaACAGTTAAAGTAGCTTCAACCTCTCATTGATAAGAGATGCAATCTatcattttacttttccattaCTTGTATGTATTTGCTGAGTTTAAAACCTGCAAGAGCTGAAAGAGTAATTACTGTTCTGACATTTAATGAGACAAAAGCTATACTTTCCCTAATTAGGCTTATTCCAACCTGTGCTTTTAacaagagaaggagaaatgacTGCACCAAGCTAACTGTTCACTCATGCTGAAAGAAGCAGCCTAACTTGCTCTGCCATGTGGCATTACTTTCTCTTGTGCCAAACTAGACATTCATCTGGCCTATCCATAACATAATGCAATTCAGATCAATTAACCAgatttatcagaaataaatatgccCTTTCCTGTTCTACTGTTTACTACTCCTGTTTACTACTCTAGTAAATTAAATCAACCAGAATgagcaaaaaagaaagcaaaagaagcaatGCTGAATGAAGTGAGGGGGTTAAATGAACTGAGCCCATCTTAAGGGTCATCATAGTGGGAACCTTATTTCTCTAGCTCAAAATaaagtttgtatttctttcttagaAGGGAGCTAATCAACAAATGCGGACTTCAGACTAGGAAAAGGGTACTACACAGCTATAGAGGCATACTCATGGTAGCTCTGCTTGAAGATTAcgcttcttttgtctctgaacttttaattgtattttccCTCTACTTTGCTGAAACAAACAATCATCTATTGCTTCTACTGTTTTCCGATCATTCATGGTCTGATTATTCACACTACAGACAAATTAACTGTGATACAAATGAAGGCTTAAAAGATCCTACACTTAAACTATGCTAATTTAGGCAaactatttttgtaaatatagcTACACTGCCTCTAGACATAGCCAGCCTTGCCTTCAATCGATATAGTCATGCTTGCGTGGAGCCCAAGACAACCTGACCTGCTGGATTCCAAAACCCACACTTCCAAACCTGGAGGGCAGTACAGAGGCCAGGTCTTCCAGGTGCTCTGCAGTCAAACAGGTTGGGTGCAGCATCATCCTGCACAGAGGAACCTCTGCAGGTCCTCTACCATGGCCAGCAGCATGCaacctcagcagcttctgcagaaaCTCTTGGTGTAATGACTGATCTGACACCCAAATTTGATTAAATTCAGTCACTGCATGATGCTTCTCTAATGCATCCTCCAGTAACCTTACTATTAGCACTATCAGCCCTAAAGGAAGTTCTCCTGTCTGTGCAAGTTCCTCCCTCAAAATGTCACCATATATTGCTAGGTaatgctctgctttctgtcatTCTCATACCATGAAGTGCTATGACCATCTGTAAGCAACTagggaaaaaattaagaaaatacagaaaagctccatgctaaaaatattattcagtgTAAGTCTTACCTTGACGGAGTTATAGAAAGCTTCAAAGACACCCACACTTTTGGCACTAAGCTGCAGATTTACTGATCCTTCCATTGTTAATGAGATACCTTGGTGCTGGACTGTGTCCTTACTTGTTATGACCACAACTCCAGAAAGAATTTCCTAATGGGAGAAAAGACAACATGAGCACATTTGTTTAAAGCAATTTCTTCTATTGCTGTTACTCAGACAGTACGCTAACCAATTTTCAAACAACTCAAGAAAACTGTTCCCAGAGTACAGTCTAACCTTGTTAGAAGAGACAAATATTGATAATGAAAGCAACGTGAGGAACAGACTGTTGTActtccagtttgttttctttaaaaatatgctctTTTTCCTTGCAGAAGTACTAGCCAGAGCTTCATTTGCTTTCCTAAACTTTGACATTTTCCTGTCcaggcaaatgaaaaatagcCTCCTAAATAACTGTAGGTTCAGTTGGTAAAAGTTAGGTTCCATTTCCAAATTCTACAAGGAATATGAAAAGCAGGATGGTTGGCCaagggaaatggaagagaaggcagagctgtAAAAGAGATGTCTAAGCCAAGGACAAGGTTAACCCC carries:
- the VPS26C gene encoding vacuolar protein sorting-associated protein 26C translates to MGTALDIKIKRANKVYRCGEILSGVVVITSKDTVQHQGISLTMEGSVNLQLSAKSVGVFEAFYNSVKPIQIINSTIEMVKPGKLPSGKTEIPFEFPLHVKGNKVLYETYHGVFVNIQYTLRCDMRRSLLAKDLTKTCEFIVHSLSQKGKLTPSPVDFTITPETLQNVKERASLPKFLIRGHLNSTNCIITQPLTGELVVENAEAAVKSIELQLVRVETCGCAEGYARDATEIQNIQIADGDVCRGLPIPIYMVFPRLFTCPTLETTNFKVEFEVNIVVLLHDDHLITENFPLKLCRM